A genomic region of Lycorma delicatula isolate Av1 chromosome 4, ASM4794821v1, whole genome shotgun sequence contains the following coding sequences:
- the LOC142323238 gene encoding leupaxin-like, producing the protein MQQVKDANSSNQTSIKKRTSSTASPPKHHGENNRPKELQAKLSSDSNENLKSRSSKSNSSNEFVCRACEQPIKGLIVKALGETWHQEHFLCSECKKPITSNKFNVEQGKPYCEDDYADLFLKKCQGCKAPIRDVVVIALNQTWHKDHFVCIMCGTKLANKGFFERENNPFCHQCFEENFCPKCNECNAAITDTAIVALGKKWHQECFKCSNCQKPILESTFEVVSSRPICSNCSNLASEL; encoded by the exons aTGCAACAAGTAAAAGATGCTAACTCATCTAATCAAACATCAATCAAAAAACGTACTAGTTCAACAGCTTCCCCACCAAAGCATCACGGAGAAAATAATCGTCCAAAAGAATTACAAGCCAAACTGTCATCAGacagtaatgaaaatttaaaatcaagaaGTAGTAAAAGCAATAGTTCGAATGAATTCGTTTGCCGTGCTTGTGAACAACCTATTAAAGGGCTG atagtGAAGGCATTGGGTGAAACGTGGCATCAAGAACACTTTCTGTGTTCAGAATGTAAAAAACCTATAACGAGTAATAAGTTCAATGTAGAACAAGGAAAACCATATTGTGAAGATGACTATGCCGATTTATTCCTGAAGAAATGTCAAGGATGCAAAGCACCCATAAgagat gTGGTAGTAATTGCATTAAATCAAACTTGGCACAAAGATCATTTTGTATGCATAATGTGTGGTACAAAACTGgctaataaaggattttttgaaagGGAGAATAATCCGTTTTGCCATCAATGTTTTGAGGAAAATTTCTGTCCAAAATGTAATGAATGCAACGCTGCTATAACGGATACAGCTATAGTAGCACTTGGGAAAAAATGGCACCAAGAATGTTTTAAGTGTAGC AACTGTCAGAAACCAATACTGGAATCAACATTTGAAGTTGTCAGCAGTCGTCCGATATGTTCAAATTGTTCAAATCTTGCATCAGAGCTTTAA